One Methylosinus sp. C49 DNA segment encodes these proteins:
- a CDS encoding IS66 family transposase: MALRSTPLPSDPALLTELALALEAENETLKTTIVTLKALIFGARSERLSRLGAEQLALDLSDNRDEETRKTAATNDDIPASEEAAKKPCKKAGRNIGKLPEHLPRCERVIEPTTTRCPCCKGRMHRIGEDVSEVLDRVPAVLRVLRTIRPKYACRACESAVVQAPAPAQLIEGGMVSTTLVAHIAVAKYGWLSTLYRQTAILAGLGVVLDRQTLARWMKQTAWMLKGLYDLQLEVMHRYPRLFCDETPMPVLASGHVKLRQFWAHATDDGPWAGPAPPAVAYVFADGRSKKEIASQLSGFTGILQVDGYAAYKALVKDEGAESRVTLAFCLAHARRKFVAVFKTTNSPFAKEVIKTIALVYAIEKRIRGKSADERRAVRQAETKPIMEALHARLIAVRDGLSQISPLIKAINYTLAHWSGLTRFHDDGRIEPDTNIVERPIRSIAIGKRNSLFAGDNGGAETWAILSTLIQTARLNGVDPETWLADVLERMVSGATTNNRLAELLVWNWKAARDQAEAAA; this comes from the coding sequence ATGGCGCTTCGCTCCACGCCCCTTCCATCGGACCCGGCTCTGCTGACGGAGCTGGCGCTCGCGCTCGAAGCGGAAAACGAGACGCTGAAGACGACGATCGTGACGCTGAAAGCCCTGATTTTCGGCGCGCGCTCCGAGCGCTTGTCCAGGCTGGGCGCCGAACAGCTCGCGCTCGACCTTTCGGATAATCGAGACGAAGAGACGCGGAAGACGGCGGCGACGAACGACGACATTCCGGCGTCCGAGGAAGCCGCGAAGAAGCCGTGCAAAAAGGCCGGGCGCAATATCGGGAAGCTGCCCGAGCACCTTCCCCGCTGCGAGCGCGTCATAGAACCGACGACAACGCGGTGTCCCTGCTGCAAAGGACGGATGCATCGCATCGGCGAGGATGTGAGCGAAGTGCTCGACCGTGTGCCGGCCGTGCTGCGCGTCTTGCGCACGATCCGTCCCAAATATGCATGCCGGGCTTGCGAAAGCGCGGTCGTGCAGGCGCCGGCGCCGGCGCAGTTGATCGAAGGCGGCATGGTCTCGACGACGCTCGTCGCTCATATCGCTGTCGCCAAATATGGCTGGCTCTCGACCCTCTATCGTCAGACCGCCATCCTCGCCGGCCTGGGCGTCGTCCTCGATCGGCAGACGCTGGCGCGCTGGATGAAGCAGACGGCCTGGATGCTGAAGGGGCTCTACGATCTGCAATTGGAGGTGATGCATCGCTATCCGCGGCTCTTCTGCGACGAGACGCCGATGCCTGTGCTCGCGTCCGGACATGTGAAGCTCCGACAGTTCTGGGCGCATGCGACCGATGACGGGCCCTGGGCGGGACCGGCTCCGCCGGCCGTCGCCTATGTGTTCGCGGACGGCCGCAGCAAGAAGGAGATCGCGTCGCAACTTTCCGGCTTTACCGGAATCTTGCAGGTCGACGGCTACGCCGCCTACAAGGCGCTGGTCAAGGACGAGGGCGCCGAAAGCCGCGTCACACTCGCCTTCTGCCTCGCGCATGCGCGCCGCAAGTTCGTCGCGGTGTTCAAGACAACGAACTCGCCATTCGCCAAAGAGGTCATCAAGACGATCGCGCTGGTCTATGCGATCGAGAAGCGCATTCGCGGCAAAAGCGCCGACGAGCGGCGCGCGGTTCGGCAGGCCGAGACAAAGCCGATCATGGAGGCGCTCCACGCCCGCTTGATCGCCGTGCGCGACGGGCTGTCGCAAATCTCGCCGCTGATCAAGGCGATAAACTATACGCTCGCGCATTGGAGCGGATTGACGCGCTTTCATGACGATGGCCGCATCGAGCCGGACACCAATATCGTGGAGCGCCCCATTCGATCGATCGCGATCGGCAAGCGCAACTCGCTTTTCGCCGGCGACAATGGCGGCGCCGAAACATGGGCGATCCTATCGACGCTGATTCAGACGGCGCGGCTCAATGGCGTCGATCCAGAGACATGGCTCGCGGATGTGCTGGAGCGCATGGTCTCCGGCGCGACCACCAACAATCGGCTCGCCGAGCTTCTCGTGTGGAACTGGAAAGCTGCGCGTGACCAGGCCGAAGCGGCGGCATGA
- the tnpB gene encoding IS66 family insertion sequence element accessory protein TnpB (TnpB, as the term is used for proteins encoded by IS66 family insertion elements, is considered an accessory protein, since TnpC, encoded by a neighboring gene, is a DDE family transposase.), translated as MISVGAQRRVFVSTRPVDFRKGVHGLVALVAEDLRCNPYSGDVYVFRAKRKDRLKFLLFDGSGTVLATKWLEDSGFAWPPAQDGVVSLTPTQFAMLFDGFSEWSRMTPKAVKRPNKTA; from the coding sequence ATGATCTCCGTCGGCGCGCAGCGACGTGTGTTCGTATCGACGCGGCCGGTCGATTTCCGCAAAGGTGTGCATGGACTCGTCGCACTGGTGGCGGAGGATTTAAGATGCAATCCTTACAGTGGTGACGTGTATGTGTTCCGCGCCAAGCGCAAGGACCGCTTGAAGTTTTTGCTATTCGACGGCTCGGGAACAGTTCTGGCGACGAAATGGCTGGAGGATAGCGGCTTCGCCTGGCCGCCAGCACAAGACGGTGTGGTGTCTCTGACGCCGACGCAGTTCGCGATGTTGTTCGACGGCTTCTCCGAATGGTCGCGCATGACGCCGAAGGCGGTGAAGAGGCCGAACAAGACTGCGTGA
- a CDS encoding transposase produces the protein MLDAMHEGRTYQRVELITGGRRRRSWTSEEKARIVAESAEPNANISDVARRNGVSRGLLTVWRRQAWEARSTSEHESLFAAVRVRCVEERPQNAAAIVEERDAVSVVSCTIEVSMADATVRVPMGADSATVNAVISALRRSR, from the coding sequence ATGCTTGATGCCATGCATGAAGGCAGGACTTATCAACGGGTGGAGCTGATCACCGGCGGCCGGCGCCGGCGCAGTTGGACGTCCGAGGAAAAAGCCAGGATCGTCGCGGAAAGCGCGGAGCCGAACGCCAACATTTCGGACGTCGCTCGGCGCAATGGCGTAAGCCGTGGACTGCTGACCGTCTGGCGTCGGCAGGCCTGGGAGGCGCGAAGCACGTCCGAGCATGAATCGCTGTTCGCTGCGGTGCGCGTGAGATGTGTCGAGGAGCGCCCGCAGAATGCGGCCGCAATCGTCGAGGAGCGAGATGCGGTCTCTGTCGTGTCATGTACGATCGAGGTCTCGATGGCCGATGCGACGGTCCGTGTGCCGATGGGCGCGGACAGCGCGACGGTCAACGCAGTGATTTCGGCGCTGCGTCGTTCGCGATGA
- a CDS encoding ATP-dependent helicase — MTAVAYLEKLNAEQRRAVEHGLADGSSASAGGPLLIIAGAGSGKTNALAHRVAHLIVRGADPQRMLLMTFSRRAAAEMTRRVERICAEALGGKGGGDVLAWAGTFHAIGARLLREYASAIGLDPAFTIHDREDSADLMNLIRHELGFSKTESCFPTKGTCLAIYSRAVNAEIPLEQALLGAFPWCARWHEELRRLFAAYVEAKQAQNVLDYDDLLLYWAQMMQDDALAEEVGGRFDHILVDEYQDTNRLQASILLALKPKGQGLTVVGDDAQSIYSFRAATVRNILEFPKSFTPPAEIVTLDRNYRSTEPILAAANAVISLAAERYAKNLWTERRSSERPQLVTVRDESDQARFIAERVLEAREAGMTLKQQAALFRASHHSAMLELELARRNIPFVKFGGLKFLDSAHVKDVLALLRFAQNPRDRVAGFRILQILPGVGPSSAQKILDFLIELPDPLACLADAPTPPRAGEEWRGLVATLQMLHAREGWPAEMEAARRWYEPHLERLHEDAPSRLADLVQLEQIAACYPSRERFLTELTLDPPDATSDEAGPPLRDEDYLILSTIHSAKGQEWKSVFVLNCVDGCIPSDLATGTAAEIEEERRLLYVAMTRAKDSLRLVTPQRFFTHGQPAQGDRHVYAARTRFIPAEMLRFFDCVSWPAAAAAGERLAGGGLRVDVGAKMRGMWG, encoded by the coding sequence ATGACCGCCGTCGCCTATCTCGAAAAGCTCAACGCCGAACAGCGCCGCGCCGTCGAGCACGGCCTTGCTGACGGCTCGTCGGCCTCCGCCGGCGGCCCGCTGCTCATCATCGCGGGAGCCGGCTCCGGCAAGACGAACGCGCTCGCCCATCGGGTCGCGCATCTCATCGTTCGGGGCGCCGATCCGCAGCGCATGTTGCTGATGACCTTCTCCCGCCGCGCCGCCGCCGAGATGACGCGGCGGGTCGAGCGCATCTGCGCCGAGGCGCTGGGCGGCAAGGGCGGCGGCGATGTCCTCGCCTGGGCCGGGACGTTTCACGCGATCGGCGCGAGGCTGCTGCGCGAATACGCCAGCGCCATCGGGCTCGATCCCGCCTTCACCATCCATGATCGCGAAGACTCCGCCGATCTGATGAATCTCATCCGTCACGAGCTCGGCTTCTCCAAGACCGAGAGCTGCTTCCCGACCAAGGGAACGTGCCTCGCGATCTACTCCCGCGCCGTGAACGCCGAAATCCCGCTGGAGCAGGCGCTGCTCGGCGCCTTCCCCTGGTGCGCCCGCTGGCATGAAGAGCTACGCCGATTGTTCGCCGCCTATGTCGAGGCGAAGCAGGCGCAGAATGTGCTCGATTACGATGATCTCCTGCTCTATTGGGCGCAGATGATGCAGGACGACGCCCTCGCCGAGGAGGTCGGCGGCCGCTTCGATCACATTCTCGTCGACGAATATCAGGACACCAATCGCCTCCAGGCCTCCATCCTGCTCGCCTTGAAGCCCAAGGGCCAGGGGCTCACCGTCGTCGGCGACGACGCGCAATCCATCTACTCCTTCCGCGCCGCCACTGTGCGCAACATTCTGGAATTTCCGAAGAGCTTCACGCCGCCGGCGGAAATCGTCACGCTCGACCGCAATTATCGCTCGACCGAGCCGATCCTCGCCGCCGCCAACGCCGTCATCTCGCTCGCCGCCGAGCGCTACGCCAAGAACCTCTGGACGGAGCGCCGCTCATCGGAGCGGCCGCAGCTCGTCACCGTGCGCGACGAGAGCGATCAAGCGCGTTTCATCGCCGAGCGCGTGCTCGAGGCGCGCGAAGCCGGCATGACGCTGAAGCAGCAGGCGGCGCTGTTCCGCGCCTCGCATCACAGCGCCATGTTGGAGCTGGAGCTCGCGCGCCGCAACATTCCCTTCGTGAAATTCGGCGGGCTGAAGTTCCTCGACAGCGCGCATGTGAAGGATGTTCTCGCCCTGCTGCGCTTCGCGCAGAACCCGCGCGATCGCGTCGCCGGCTTTCGCATTCTGCAAATCCTGCCCGGCGTCGGCCCCTCCTCTGCGCAGAAGATTCTCGACTTCCTCATCGAGCTTCCGGACCCGCTCGCCTGCCTCGCCGACGCTCCGACGCCGCCGCGCGCCGGCGAGGAGTGGCGCGGCCTCGTCGCGACGCTGCAAATGCTGCATGCGAGAGAGGGCTGGCCGGCGGAAATGGAAGCGGCGCGGCGCTGGTATGAGCCGCATCTCGAGCGCCTGCACGAAGACGCGCCGAGCCGCCTCGCCGATCTCGTCCAGCTCGAGCAGATCGCGGCCTGCTATCCCTCGCGCGAGCGCTTCCTCACCGAGCTGACGCTCGACCCGCCGGACGCGACCAGCGACGAGGCCGGGCCGCCTCTGCGCGACGAGGATTATCTCATCCTCTCGACGATCCATTCGGCCAAAGGGCAGGAGTGGAAGTCGGTCTTCGTGCTGAACTGCGTCGACGGCTGCATCCCCTCCGATCTCGCGACGGGAACGGCGGCGGAGATCGAAGAGGAGCGCCGTCTGCTCTACGTCGCGATGACGCGCGCGAAGGACAGCCTGCGTCTGGTGACGCCGCAGCGATTTTTCACCCATGGCCAGCCGGCGCAGGGCGACCGGCACGTCTACGCCGCGCGCACGCGATTCATTCCGGCGGAGATGCTGCGGTTTTTCGATTGCGTGAGCTGGCCGGCCGCAGCGGCTGCGGGCGAGCGTCTCGCCGGGGGTGGGCTGCGGGTCGATGTGGGGGCGAAGATGCGGGGGATGTGGGGGTGA
- a CDS encoding toll/interleukin-1 receptor domain-containing protein: MRVFLSHSSKDKGFVEPVAELLKPGTFELDSTTFDAGLLNSQVIAEALKRADLFCLLLSADSVQASYVTFETLLGMELFAKGEISRFLAICIDEDAFTKASENVRHFSIVRRASTPENAAWLIQGALVAAASRDEQLSHPFIGRDKSLKELEDQVVDPARPAQKALYVSGNFGTGRRTLVRKFFQNQYPQVGRAFPSVTLEELDGADEIYRKVIAAVRPTLSARELVTRLSAFEAATPTEKARQIAALLNSLLSARESCFLLDSGGVLDDGGAFYPEFNAIISQLNDRPHPPVSIISRRMMSPNTRREANDIAYCALSALTRDEAVRLAKRLLKDISATESQIADVVELSDRHPYNFYRIIQEITSRGLSNFLASPSDFVEWKHRQSSEYLERIKLDGIEIELLSLLKILPSLDFVAMVEALDVNASEAADSLLRLSQLHVVEHSGDEYSISPPIKIAAERDKRISLSAGKRKEVLAKLAESLALRLDEGTAPISLIDSAVLSAIESGKETYASVFLLPSHYVWLAKRHYDQKHYGECIRLAREALKSNARLPRTALVAACRFMCLAAARIGETVTFDTGIQRLADTDGDNWTKSNVSFLRGFNERMKGHLPLAEQHFREAYGLSPGNYSITRELAAICLARGSLEQAEQFAREAHAISSSNPYVLDIVIAVLTRKLRRKAKENAEIREMMDRLRQVGDEGGRSFYTTRKAEIELVGGDRRLARTLAEEAITRTPNIFEPRRIYCEVLLAEGNFAKVAEVLQWMRREVNSAETGERRTNFRAYLETNAHYLTEIGQFEPAKEIYSDDSVFTEAERVAAIREIELVQMAKAL, encoded by the coding sequence ATGCGAGTTTTTCTTTCCCATTCTTCAAAGGACAAGGGCTTCGTGGAGCCGGTCGCGGAGCTCTTGAAGCCGGGCACGTTCGAGTTGGACTCTACGACTTTTGACGCTGGGCTGCTAAATTCCCAGGTGATTGCCGAAGCACTGAAGCGGGCGGACCTATTCTGTTTATTATTGTCGGCCGACTCCGTGCAAGCTTCCTATGTGACGTTTGAGACATTGCTCGGCATGGAGTTATTTGCAAAGGGGGAAATTAGCCGGTTTTTAGCGATCTGCATCGACGAAGACGCATTCACAAAGGCGTCAGAAAATGTTCGACATTTCTCGATTGTTCGGCGTGCGTCGACGCCCGAGAACGCGGCTTGGCTTATACAGGGCGCTCTTGTTGCTGCCGCCTCCCGAGATGAGCAGCTATCACATCCTTTTATTGGGCGCGATAAGTCACTCAAGGAACTAGAGGATCAGGTAGTCGATCCCGCGCGGCCTGCACAGAAGGCGCTTTACGTTTCCGGTAATTTCGGCACCGGTCGCCGGACTCTCGTCCGTAAGTTTTTCCAAAATCAATATCCGCAAGTCGGAAGGGCATTTCCTTCCGTTACGTTGGAAGAGCTCGACGGCGCCGACGAGATATATCGGAAGGTTATAGCTGCCGTTCGTCCAACGCTGTCTGCGCGGGAGCTTGTAACCCGTTTGTCAGCCTTCGAAGCTGCCACCCCAACTGAGAAAGCCCGTCAGATAGCAGCGCTTCTCAACTCATTGCTTTCTGCCAGAGAGTCATGCTTCCTCCTTGACTCGGGTGGTGTTCTTGACGACGGAGGCGCTTTTTACCCCGAATTCAACGCCATCATAAGCCAGTTAAACGATAGGCCTCATCCCCCAGTCTCGATCATATCGCGCAGGATGATGTCCCCGAACACGCGAAGAGAAGCAAATGACATAGCTTACTGTGCTCTGTCAGCTCTTACGCGGGATGAAGCTGTGCGTTTGGCGAAACGTCTCCTAAAAGACATTTCGGCCACCGAGAGCCAAATAGCCGATGTCGTCGAGTTGTCAGACAGACATCCATACAACTTTTATAGGATTATACAAGAGATTACTAGCCGTGGACTGTCAAATTTTCTTGCAAGCCCATCAGATTTCGTAGAATGGAAGCATCGACAGTCTTCTGAGTACTTAGAAAGAATAAAGCTCGACGGCATAGAGATCGAATTGTTGAGTTTATTGAAAATTCTTCCATCGCTTGATTTCGTGGCTATGGTTGAAGCCTTGGACGTGAATGCGAGCGAGGCGGCGGATTCCTTGTTGCGACTTAGTCAGCTACATGTCGTTGAGCATTCTGGTGACGAGTATTCCATATCTCCTCCCATAAAAATAGCGGCTGAGAGAGATAAACGGATTAGTCTCTCCGCAGGAAAGAGGAAAGAGGTGTTGGCCAAATTAGCTGAGTCGCTCGCGCTGAGGCTCGATGAGGGAACAGCTCCGATTTCGTTGATCGACTCTGCCGTTTTGTCCGCTATCGAGTCAGGGAAGGAAACATATGCTTCCGTTTTTCTACTTCCGTCGCACTACGTTTGGTTGGCGAAGCGCCATTACGATCAAAAACACTACGGTGAGTGCATTCGCCTAGCTCGGGAGGCTCTAAAATCGAACGCACGCCTACCGAGGACTGCGTTGGTCGCTGCTTGTCGATTTATGTGCTTGGCTGCGGCACGCATTGGCGAAACTGTAACTTTTGACACTGGAATCCAACGTCTCGCTGATACGGACGGAGACAATTGGACGAAAAGTAATGTTTCCTTTCTCCGAGGCTTTAATGAGCGGATGAAGGGCCACCTGCCTCTCGCCGAGCAACATTTCCGTGAGGCCTACGGGCTATCTCCGGGTAACTATTCCATCACCCGCGAGCTTGCGGCGATTTGCCTCGCTCGGGGCAGTCTCGAACAAGCTGAACAATTCGCGAGAGAGGCGCATGCCATCTCATCGAGCAATCCCTATGTCCTCGACATCGTAATTGCCGTGCTGACGCGCAAGCTGAGGAGGAAGGCGAAAGAGAATGCTGAAATTCGCGAAATGATGGACAGGTTGAGACAGGTCGGCGATGAGGGCGGCCGATCATTCTACACTACACGGAAGGCTGAGATCGAGCTTGTGGGTGGCGACAGGCGGCTGGCGCGGACGCTTGCCGAAGAGGCGATAACGCGGACCCCAAACATCTTCGAGCCTCGGCGTATCTATTGCGAAGTTTTGCTAGCCGAAGGCAATTTCGCCAAGGTGGCTGAAGTTCTGCAATGGATGAGGAGAGAGGTAAACTCGGCTGAGACCGGAGAACGAAGAACCAACTTTCGCGCCTATCTGGAAACAAATGCCCACTATCTAACGGAGATTGGGCAGTTTGAACCTGCTAAAGAAATTTACAGTGACGATTCAGTCTTCACGGAAGCCGAGCGGGTGGCAGCTATTCGAGAAATCGAACTTGTTCAGATGGCTAAAGCGTTATAG
- a CDS encoding AAA family ATPase translates to MSGLRDLRDDGDIFDAADDDAAEAANKAGSVADALAWECLRAALPAALRLRIRRGDPVAVIVQAPGAEWCGPLSRVLRRDSARILCVSRDGSSRREHDPAKGNDEVALGLAGGRPVIGVSQDPQSFLPSALLSAADMRISVAPPDANILRRLLRKHARGKASTEIPNGAELALTFSETVSAFRAGASARDVVANLHRAAESKKPNAGGVAADVPPLDCLPADLRRLAQDIASGVSDYRAGRIRWRDMPTTAVLLAGPPGAGKTTFASVLARALGAPLVVDSCGKMFARSGEAGHLGTIARAMQDCFDAARAAAAISGVSILSIDEFDAACPDRASMDRRGRDFWMPIVTLVLTLLENHEGVIIVAATNCGEAIDAAATRPGRLRRVDVGPPGAESLMRVLRWRLGGALSTVADVDLLATLRFAGPAATPAQAADWARDLLQAAREARHEPTLDDLLRIIAPPDDRTPTDRRVAAIHEAGHCVAYREAGMTIASASIIPRGASGGETRASGGRPMFPTRADLDAGVMILLAGRAAEEAILGAASTGAVADLAMATRALAEGHAAHGLGATLLHRSDAAASLAYDRELRDIVEADLSRLYAQSLALMRRRRGDVERIAEALLARRFLTGEDIAELVAASGARGRGRKTRGRDA, encoded by the coding sequence ATGAGCGGGCTGCGCGATCTTCGCGACGACGGGGACATTTTCGACGCGGCCGACGATGACGCCGCTGAGGCGGCGAACAAGGCTGGCTCCGTCGCCGATGCGCTCGCATGGGAATGTCTGCGGGCGGCGCTGCCGGCCGCGCTGCGCCTGCGCATCCGGCGCGGCGACCCGGTCGCCGTCATCGTCCAGGCGCCCGGCGCCGAATGGTGCGGCCCGCTGTCTCGCGTGCTGCGGCGCGACTCTGCGCGAATTCTCTGTGTGTCGCGCGACGGCTCCTCCCGTCGCGAGCACGACCCGGCGAAAGGAAATGACGAAGTGGCCTTGGGCCTCGCTGGCGGGCGTCCCGTCATCGGCGTCTCGCAGGATCCGCAATCGTTCCTGCCGTCCGCGCTATTGTCGGCGGCGGATATGCGCATTTCCGTCGCGCCGCCCGATGCGAATATTCTTCGCCGACTCTTGAGAAAGCACGCGCGCGGCAAGGCGTCGACGGAGATTCCCAATGGAGCCGAGCTCGCGCTGACATTCTCCGAGACCGTCAGCGCTTTCCGCGCCGGCGCATCCGCACGCGACGTCGTCGCCAATCTCCACCGCGCTGCGGAGTCGAAAAAGCCGAACGCGGGCGGCGTCGCCGCCGACGTTCCGCCGCTCGACTGCCTTCCCGCGGACCTACGCCGCCTGGCGCAGGATATAGCCTCGGGCGTCTCCGACTATCGCGCCGGTCGCATCCGTTGGCGCGACATGCCGACGACCGCCGTGCTGCTCGCCGGGCCGCCCGGCGCCGGAAAGACGACTTTCGCCTCCGTACTCGCTCGCGCTTTAGGGGCGCCGCTGGTGGTCGACTCTTGCGGGAAAATGTTCGCGCGAAGCGGCGAGGCCGGCCATCTCGGCACGATCGCCCGCGCAATGCAGGACTGCTTCGATGCGGCGCGCGCCGCAGCCGCCATTTCCGGCGTCTCCATTCTGAGTATCGACGAGTTCGACGCTGCATGTCCGGACAGGGCGTCGATGGATCGCCGTGGGCGAGACTTTTGGATGCCGATCGTCACCCTCGTTCTGACCCTCCTCGAAAATCACGAGGGCGTGATCATCGTGGCTGCCACAAATTGCGGCGAGGCCATCGATGCCGCCGCCACGCGTCCCGGGCGGCTGCGACGCGTCGACGTCGGGCCGCCGGGTGCAGAATCGCTCATGCGCGTGCTGCGCTGGCGGCTCGGTGGCGCGCTTTCGACTGTCGCCGATGTGGACCTCCTTGCGACCCTTCGCTTCGCCGGGCCGGCCGCCACGCCTGCGCAGGCCGCCGACTGGGCGCGCGACCTGCTCCAGGCCGCCCGCGAGGCCCGGCACGAGCCGACGCTGGACGATTTGCTGCGCATCATCGCGCCTCCGGATGATCGGACCCCGACGGATCGCCGCGTCGCCGCCATTCATGAGGCGGGGCACTGCGTCGCCTATCGGGAGGCCGGAATGACGATCGCATCGGCCTCGATCATCCCGCGCGGCGCATCGGGAGGGGAAACGCGCGCCTCAGGAGGACGACCGATGTTTCCGACCAGGGCCGATCTCGACGCCGGCGTCATGATCCTGCTTGCGGGGCGAGCCGCTGAAGAGGCCATTCTCGGCGCGGCGTCGACCGGCGCGGTGGCGGATCTGGCCATGGCGACGCGCGCGCTCGCCGAGGGCCACGCCGCGCATGGACTGGGGGCGACGCTGCTGCATCGAAGCGACGCGGCTGCATCGCTCGCCTATGACCGCGAGCTGCGCGACATCGTCGAGGCGGACCTCTCCCGTCTCTATGCGCAATCGCTCGCCCTGATGCGCAGGCGGCGCGGCGACGTCGAGCGAATCGCCGAGGCGCTGCTCGCGCGGAGATTTCTCACCGGCGAGGATATCGCGGAGCTCGTCGCGGCTTCCGGAGCCCGCGGCCGCGGCAGGAAAACGCGCGGGAGGGACGCATGA
- a CDS encoding helix-turn-helix transcriptional regulator, producing the protein MITPAQCRASRAWLRWTLDDLAAKSRVSKATLHNFEKETRVPHDRTLADIRRALEEAGVELVFDGAAGVGIHVTRPGQPIGG; encoded by the coding sequence ATGATCACCCCAGCCCAATGCCGCGCGTCGCGCGCCTGGCTCCGATGGACGCTGGACGATCTGGCGGCGAAATCCCGCGTGTCGAAGGCGACCCTTCACAATTTCGAGAAGGAGACGCGCGTTCCGCACGACCGCACGCTCGCGGATATTCGCCGCGCGCTCGAGGAGGCCGGCGTCGAGCTGGTGTTCGACGGCGCCGCCGGCGTCGGGATACACGTCACGCGGCCGGGCCAGCCGATCGGCGGCTAG
- a CDS encoding IS3 family transposase (programmed frameshift) has product MTKKSRRTHSPAFKAKVALAAIKGEKTLSELAQQFDVHPNQITTWKGQLLEGAAGVFGHEKPEAKEAAVDLKALHAKIGELTLTNGFFVRRAHQSGIAERKTMIDRSYELPIARQARALGVARSSVYYKPRPVSAEDLKLMRRIDELHLEHPFAGARMLRDLLRREGVVVGRRHVATLMKRMGIAAIYRRPNTSKPAPGHKIYPYLLRGVKIERPNHVWATDISYIPMRRGFVYLAAVVDVASRRVLAHRVSITMEAEFCVEALKEALAKHGRPEIFNTDQGSQFTGHDFTSVLLDAKIAISMDGKGSWRDNVFVERLWRSVKYEEVYLRAYDSVSEARASIAKYLAFYNERRPHSSLDSRTPDEAYFGCGEAVMAA; this is encoded by the exons ATGACGAAGAAGAGCCGCCGGACGCATTCCCCGGCGTTTAAAGCGAAGGTGGCTTTGGCCGCGATCAAGGGCGAGAAGACGCTCAGCGAACTCGCGCAGCAGTTCGACGTTCATCCGAACCAGATCACGACCTGGAAGGGCCAGCTTCTCGAAGGCGCGGCAGGCGTTTTCGGTCACGAAAAGCCGGAAGCGAAGGAAGCGGCGGTCGATTTGAAGGCGCTTCACGCCAAGATCGGTGAGCTGACGCTGACCAATG GATTTTTTGTCCGGCGCGCTCACCAAAGCGGGATTGCTGAGCGTAAAACGATGATCGACCGCAGCTACGAACTCCCCATCGCCCGTCAGGCGCGAGCGCTCGGCGTCGCCCGCAGTTCGGTCTATTACAAGCCGCGGCCGGTCTCGGCCGAGGATTTGAAGCTCATGCGGCGTATCGACGAATTGCATCTCGAACATCCCTTTGCGGGGGCGCGGATGCTGCGCGATCTTTTGCGGCGCGAGGGCGTCGTCGTCGGTCGCCGCCATGTGGCGACGCTGATGAAGCGGATGGGCATTGCCGCGATCTATCGGCGTCCGAACACGAGCAAGCCGGCGCCGGGGCATAAGATCTACCCTTATCTCCTGCGCGGCGTGAAGATCGAGCGGCCCAATCATGTCTGGGCGACGGACATTTCCTATATCCCGATGCGGCGCGGCTTCGTCTATCTCGCGGCGGTCGTCGACGTGGCGAGCCGGCGCGTGCTGGCGCATCGCGTATCGATCACGATGGAGGCGGAGTTTTGCGTCGAGGCGTTGAAAGAGGCGCTGGCAAAGCATGGCAGACCCGAAATCTTCAACACGGACCAGGGCAGCCAGTTCACCGGCCATGACTTCACGAGCGTGCTGCTCGATGCGAAAATCGCCATCAGCATGGACGGCAAGGGGTCCTGGCGCGACAATGTGTTCGTCGAGAGGCTGTGGCGCAGCGTCAAATATGAGGAGGTCTATCTGCGCGCCTATGACAGCGTGTCCGAGGCGCGCGCGTCGATCGCCAAATATCTGGCCTTTTACAATGAGCGGCGCCCGCATTCGAGCCTCGACTCCCGCACGCCGGACGAGGCTTATTTCGGTTGTGGAGAGGCCGTGATGGCGGCATGA